In Acidobacteriota bacterium, the following proteins share a genomic window:
- a CDS encoding saccharopine dehydrogenase NADP-binding domain-containing protein, with product MRMLVLGAGLQGSACAFDLLGRPDVDEVRLADLHVDRIPSFLAPFAGPRLVPVALDVRDRSAVLAAMAGCQAAMSAIPYYFNLELSELAVEAGVHFSDLGGNTEIVTAQRGLDEAARAKGVSVMPDCGLAPGMVNVLAQHGIDQLDEVESVRIYVGGLPQHPTPPLNYQVVYSLEGVLDYYTTRSWILRDGQRTQVTALSEVEAVTFDAPVGDLEAFHTAGGLSTMAFRYEGRVPAMEYKTLRYPGHARLMEAVRELGFLDLDPVDVKGTSVVPRDLAVAVMGRRLTHPEAPDLVALRVIVRGRRAGAPSTLAWELVDRADEQRGISAMMRTTGFSLAITGVMQATGEVTRTGVCTPDEAMPAAAYITALAERGVIIRQVAG from the coding sequence ATGCGTATGCTCGTGCTCGGGGCCGGCCTGCAGGGGTCGGCCTGTGCCTTCGATCTGCTCGGCCGTCCGGACGTCGACGAGGTACGCCTCGCCGACCTGCACGTCGATCGGATCCCCTCCTTCCTCGCGCCCTTCGCAGGGCCTCGTCTGGTGCCGGTGGCCCTCGACGTGCGCGACCGGTCGGCCGTCCTCGCCGCCATGGCCGGTTGCCAGGCGGCGATGAGCGCCATCCCGTACTACTTCAATCTCGAACTCTCGGAGCTCGCGGTCGAGGCGGGCGTGCACTTCAGCGATCTCGGCGGGAACACCGAGATCGTGACGGCACAGCGAGGACTCGATGAGGCCGCACGCGCGAAGGGCGTGTCGGTGATGCCCGACTGCGGCCTCGCACCGGGCATGGTGAACGTCCTGGCGCAGCACGGCATCGACCAGCTCGACGAGGTCGAGTCGGTCCGCATCTACGTGGGCGGCCTGCCCCAGCACCCCACGCCGCCGCTCAACTACCAGGTCGTGTACTCGCTCGAGGGCGTGCTCGACTACTACACGACGCGGTCGTGGATCCTCCGTGACGGTCAGCGAACGCAGGTGACGGCCCTGTCGGAGGTCGAGGCCGTGACGTTCGACGCGCCCGTGGGCGATCTCGAGGCGTTTCACACCGCCGGGGGTCTTTCCACGATGGCCTTCCGGTACGAGGGCCGGGTGCCGGCCATGGAGTACAAGACCCTGCGCTACCCTGGTCACGCCCGTCTCATGGAGGCCGTCCGCGAGCTGGGCTTCCTCGACCTGGACCCGGTCGACGTCAAGGGCACCTCCGTCGTCCCTCGCGACCTCGCGGTGGCCGTGATGGGAAGGAGGCTGACCCACCCGGAGGCCCCCGATCTCGTCGCGCTCAGGGTCATCGTCAGGGGCCGACGGGCCGGCGCGCCGTCGACGCTCGCGTGGGAGCTCGTCGACCGTGCCGACGAGCAGCGCGGAATCTCCGCCATGATGCGCACGACCGGGTTCTCGCTCGCCATCACGGGTGTGATGCAGGCGACCGGCGAGGTGACGCGCACGGGCGTCTGCACACCCGACGAAGCCATGCCGGCGGCTGCCTACATCACCGCCCTTGCCGAGCGGGGCGTGATCATCAGACAGGTGGCCGGCTGA
- a CDS encoding TrkH family potassium uptake protein yields MIRGSAVGYVLGQFLLVLAATMLVPIAWGLARGSAGVGPLAVACAMTGGTGLALVIGSTRPRTDLTQREGLLLVVVTWVAVATFGALPFYFSPWFPSFTDAFFEAASGFTTTGATVLARVEVLPEPLQFWRCFSHWLGGMGIVLLGVAVLPLVGHGGMQLYRAEFSGARSERLKPRLTETALALWRIYALLTVTLYGLLRLAGLSAFEALCHTFSTLGTGGFSTRTASIAGFDDPLVEAILIVFMLLAGISFLQHYRLLIERRPGRFFTDVEIRGYLLLVAGATLVVALVLVTQGGYAPGQALRAALFQVASIVTTTGFVTENFEVWPPLPQLVLLALMFVGGCTGSTAGGLKVSRMILLARVVDREFKRMVERRGVFAVRLGGQVVGESTIESLLNLVYLAFVVNFVSCLLLAAVGVDILTAITAVAASMFNVGPGFGQVGAVEHYGHLPALAKWVLAADMIAGRLEFYTVIAILTRAFWRR; encoded by the coding sequence ATGATCCGCGGCTCCGCGGTGGGCTACGTCCTCGGGCAGTTCCTGCTGGTGCTGGCCGCGACGATGCTCGTGCCCATCGCGTGGGGGCTCGCGCGCGGCAGCGCAGGCGTCGGCCCGCTGGCCGTCGCCTGCGCCATGACCGGCGGGACCGGCCTGGCGCTCGTCATCGGGTCCACCCGCCCGCGCACGGATCTCACGCAGCGCGAGGGACTGCTGCTCGTGGTCGTGACCTGGGTCGCCGTCGCGACGTTCGGCGCCCTGCCCTTCTATTTCTCGCCCTGGTTCCCGTCGTTCACCGACGCCTTCTTCGAGGCGGCCTCGGGCTTCACGACGACCGGAGCGACGGTGCTCGCCCGGGTCGAAGTGCTGCCGGAGCCGCTGCAGTTCTGGCGGTGCTTCTCGCACTGGCTGGGCGGCATGGGCATCGTCCTGCTCGGTGTGGCGGTGCTGCCGCTCGTTGGCCACGGCGGCATGCAACTCTACCGGGCCGAGTTCTCCGGGGCCCGGTCGGAGAGACTGAAGCCCAGGCTGACCGAAACGGCGCTGGCCCTCTGGCGAATCTACGCGCTGCTCACCGTCACGCTCTACGGTCTGCTCCGCCTCGCCGGCCTGTCGGCGTTCGAGGCCCTCTGCCACACGTTCTCGACGCTCGGCACCGGGGGGTTCTCGACCAGGACGGCGAGCATCGCCGGGTTCGACGACCCGCTCGTCGAGGCCATCCTCATCGTCTTCATGCTGCTGGCGGGCATCAGCTTCCTGCAGCACTACCGCCTGCTGATCGAACGCCGCCCCGGGCGGTTCTTCACCGACGTGGAGATCCGCGGGTACCTGCTGCTCGTCGCCGGGGCCACGCTCGTCGTCGCGCTGGTGCTCGTGACCCAGGGCGGGTACGCGCCGGGCCAGGCCCTGCGGGCGGCGCTCTTCCAGGTCGCGTCGATCGTCACCACCACCGGGTTCGTCACCGAGAACTTCGAGGTCTGGCCACCGCTGCCGCAGCTCGTGCTGCTGGCCCTGATGTTCGTCGGCGGGTGCACGGGATCGACGGCCGGCGGTCTGAAGGTCTCACGAATGATCCTGCTCGCGCGGGTCGTCGATCGCGAGTTCAAGCGCATGGTCGAACGCCGCGGCGTGTTCGCGGTTCGCCTCGGAGGGCAGGTCGTCGGCGAGTCGACGATCGAGAGCCTGCTGAACCTGGTCTATCTCGCGTTCGTGGTCAACTTCGTGTCGTGCCTGCTGCTCGCCGCCGTGGGTGTCGACATCCTGACGGCGATCACGGCGGTCGCCGCATCGATGTTCAACGTCGGGCCGGGGTTCGGACAGGTGGGCGCGGTGGAGCACTACGGGCACCTGCCCGCGCTCGCCAAGTGGGTGCTCGCGGCCGACATGATCGCGGGGCGCCTCGAGTTCTACACCGTCATCGCCATCCTGACGCGCGCCTTCTGGCGGCGGTGA
- the trkA gene encoding Trk system potassium transporter TrkA, translated as MRVLIAGGGQVGALIAARLIREGNEVVVVEPDVARCAQLESQLDARIVNGSAARVLTMRDAGVRDADMVIAVSDSDEVNLLACLIAQVDSDARVKIARLRTHEVDHWRDVVARSGVRIDLVIHPETDIAERVMRVVRVPGASDIRDFADGAVRLFGTNVGPGHRLIGKSLEEIGREGAPANSLVAMIFRGQHVVIPKGSEVIRDGDHLYVLTTRDHLDANLAFFGLDTRTSLKRVFVLGGKQVGIRIAQLLEQQNVTVKLFERDEARARKIAGILRSSIVLNADGTDQRFLEEEGLHEADAFLALTNEDEVNIIASLLARRVGVKKVVALINRLSYLPLVQRLGVNTTVSPRVATVDRILQFVRKGRVLSVATFGEEEAEAIELIAAEGSKYVGRRLRDVRFPAGAIVGAIVRPSGEVVVPRGNERIEVGDRAIFFALETVVPTLEAAFLTGRDRR; from the coding sequence ATGCGGGTTCTCATCGCGGGCGGCGGTCAGGTGGGCGCGCTCATCGCGGCGCGCCTGATTCGCGAGGGCAACGAGGTCGTCGTCGTCGAACCCGACGTCGCCCGCTGCGCGCAGCTCGAGAGCCAGCTCGACGCCCGCATCGTCAACGGCAGCGCGGCCCGCGTCCTGACGATGCGGGACGCGGGCGTCCGCGATGCGGACATGGTGATCGCCGTCAGCGACAGCGACGAGGTCAACCTGCTGGCGTGCCTGATCGCGCAGGTCGACTCGGACGCGCGGGTGAAGATCGCGCGCCTGCGCACGCACGAGGTCGACCACTGGCGCGACGTCGTCGCGCGCAGCGGCGTGCGCATCGACCTCGTCATTCACCCCGAGACGGACATCGCCGAGCGCGTCATGCGCGTGGTGCGCGTGCCCGGCGCGTCCGACATCCGCGACTTCGCCGACGGCGCCGTCCGCCTCTTCGGCACGAACGTCGGCCCGGGTCACCGGCTGATCGGCAAGTCGCTCGAGGAGATCGGCCGTGAGGGGGCCCCGGCGAACTCGCTGGTGGCGATGATCTTCCGCGGGCAGCACGTCGTGATCCCCAAGGGCAGCGAGGTGATACGCGACGGCGATCATCTCTACGTGCTGACCACGCGCGACCACCTCGACGCGAACCTGGCGTTCTTCGGGCTCGACACGCGGACGTCGTTGAAGCGGGTCTTCGTCCTCGGTGGCAAGCAGGTCGGCATCCGGATCGCGCAGCTGCTCGAGCAGCAGAACGTGACGGTGAAGCTCTTCGAGCGTGATGAGGCCCGCGCCAGGAAGATCGCCGGCATCCTCCGCTCTTCCATCGTGCTGAACGCCGACGGCACCGACCAGCGGTTCCTCGAGGAGGAGGGACTCCACGAGGCCGACGCCTTCCTCGCGCTGACCAACGAGGACGAGGTCAACATCATCGCCTCGCTGCTCGCCCGGCGTGTCGGCGTGAAGAAGGTCGTGGCGTTGATCAACCGGCTCAGCTACCTGCCGCTCGTCCAGCGCCTGGGCGTGAACACGACGGTCAGCCCGCGCGTGGCGACGGTCGACCGTATCCTCCAGTTCGTCCGCAAGGGGCGTGTGCTGTCGGTGGCGACCTTCGGCGAGGAAGAGGCCGAAGCGATCGAATTGATCGCCGCGGAGGGATCCAAGTACGTCGGCCGCCGCCTGCGCGACGTGCGCTTCCCCGCCGGCGCCATTGTCGGCGCGATCGTCCGGCCCTCGGGTGAGGTCGTCGTCCCCAGGGGCAACGAGCGCATCGAGGTGGGCGATCGCGCGATCTTCTTCGCGCTCGAGACCGTGGTCCCCACCCTCGAGGCGGCCTTCCTCACCGGCCGCGACAGGCGATGA